In Euphorbia lathyris chromosome 9, ddEupLath1.1, whole genome shotgun sequence, the following are encoded in one genomic region:
- the LOC136207101 gene encoding glucosidase 2 subunit beta-like isoform X1, which translates to MKINFPRFSLLIVIFSLNILPKTSSSSSSVSLLGIPPQDQNYFDREIIKCKNGSKNFTRAQLNDDFCDCPDGTDEPGTSACPEGKFYCRNTGHLPVSVPSSRVNDGICDCCDGSDEYDGEVKCPNTCWEAGKVARQKLQIKIDMYKGGVTLRKMEIEKGKRERAKDEDELSKLKNEEKILKGLVEQLKVYKEQIEKAEETVRLDEKEEEKIKELAEGEDEAGGKSDADQKENSSSDGNGNENMEPLKDDENTELSEDKHENMKDESESNEELSKEELGRRVASRWTGKISEHQAEESSTVKDSHGGSRGTSESSNNEIYDNSSEITNFSGSWLEKVKDAVRNIFQLINYASPPGDKLEANRVRKEYNDASARLYDLTGRISSLTDKLNHDFGTQEEFYSLYDQCFETKREKYIYNVCPFKEAYQQEDGRRTQLGYWEKFENSYQIMLFSNGQSCWNGPTRSIKVKLRCGLKTELTALDEPSRCEYLALMTTPALCQKDKLEELKHKLEALSSDIQDDHDEL; encoded by the exons atgaaaatcaatttcCCTCGCTTCTCTCTTTTGATTGTCATTTTCTCCCTCAATATTCTTCCCAAAacatcttcctcttcttcctccgtTTCCTTGCTCGGAATTCCCCCTCAAG ATCAGAATTACTTCGATAGAGAGATCATAAAGTGCAAGAATGGATCAAAGAATTTCACTAGAGCTCAACTCAATGATGATTTCTGCGATTGTCCTGATGGGACTGACGAACCAG GAACATCAGCATGTCCAGAAGGGAAGTTCTATTGTCGGAATACCGGGCATCTTCCTGTTTCGGTACCTTCCTCAAGAGTTAATGATGGGATATGTG ATTGCTGTGATGGGAGTGATGAATATGATGGTGAAGTGAAGTGTCCAAATACATGTTGGGAGGCTGGCAAAGTGGCGAGGCAGAAGTTGCAGATAAAGATTGACATGTACAAAGGAGGTGTCACCTTACGGAAAATGGAAATTGAAAAAGGAAAACGAGAACGAGCTAAAGATGAAGATGAGTTATCAAAGCTGAAAAATGAGGAGAAAATTCTTAAAGGGCTTGTTGAACAGCTCAAGG TATACAAGGAGCAAATTGAGAAGGCAGAAGAAACAGTGCGCCTagatgaaaaagaagaagagaagattaAAGAACTTGCTGAGGGTGAAGATGAGGCTGGAGGAAAATCTGATGCTGACCAAAAGGAAAACTCAAGCTCAGATGGAAATGGAAATGAGAATATGGAGCCATTGAAAGATGACGAGAATACAGAGTTGTCAGAAGATAAACATGAGAATATGAAAGATGAATCTGAAAGTAATGAGGAATTGTCAAAAGAAGAGCTTGGTCGCCGTGTTGCTTCACGCTGGACAGGAAAAATTTCTGAACACCAGGCAGAGGAAAGCAGTACTGTGAAAGACAGCCATGGAGGCAGCAGAGGGACTTCAGAGAGCTCTAATAATGAAATTTATGATAATAGTAGTG AGATAACCAATTTCAGTGGCTCGTGGTTGGAAAAAGTAAAGGATGCTGTTCGAAACATATTTCAATTGATTAATTATGCTTCACCTCCTGGTGATAAACTAG AAGCAAATCGTGTGCGGAAGGAGTACAATGATGCCTCTGCAAGATTGTATGATTTAACGGGAAGGATATCAAGTTTGACAGACAAGTTAAATCATGATTTTG GTACACAGGAGGAGTTCTATTCGTTGTATGATCAATGCTTCGAGACCAAGCGGGAAAA GTATATTTATAATGTTTGCCCATTCAAAGAAGCATACCAGCAAGAGGACGGCCGTAGAACCCAACTAGG GTACTGGGAGAAATTTGAAAACTCCTACCAGATCATGCTTTTTTCTAATGGCCAGTCATGCTGGAATGGACCTACTAGAAGTATAAAG GTCAAGCTTAGGTGTGGGCTGAAAACAGAGCTGACTGCTCTGGATGAACCAAGCCGCTGCGA ATACTTAGCTTTGATGACAACGCCTGCCCTCTGTCAGAAAGACAAACTCGAG GAACTCAAACATAAGCTGGAAGCTCTGTCCAGCGATATACAGGACGACCATGATGAGCTATAG
- the LOC136207101 gene encoding glucosidase 2 subunit beta-like isoform X2, giving the protein MKINFPRFSLLIVIFSLNILPKTSSSSSSVSLLGIPPQDQNYFDREIIKCKNGSKNFTRAQLNDDFCDCPDGTDEPGTSACPEGKFYCRNTGHLPVSVPSSRVNDGICDCCDGSDEYDGEVKCPNTCWEAGKVARQKLQIKIDMYKGGVTLRKMEIEKGKRERAKDEDELSKLKNEEKILKGLVEQLKVYKEQIEKAEETVRLDEKEEEKIKELAEGEDEAGGKSDADQKENSSSDGNGNENMEPLKDDENTELSEDKHENMKDESESNEELSKEELGRRVASRWTGKISEHQAEESSTVKDSHGGSRGTSESSNNEIYDNSSEITNFSGSWLEKVKDAVRNIFQLINYASPPGDKLEANRVRKEYNDASARLYDLTGRISSLTDKLNHDFGTQEEFYSLYDQCFETKREKYIYNVCPFKEAYQQEDGRRTQLGYWEKFENSYQIMLFSNGQSCWNGPTRSIKVKLRCGLKTELTALDEPSRCEYIPQYT; this is encoded by the exons atgaaaatcaatttcCCTCGCTTCTCTCTTTTGATTGTCATTTTCTCCCTCAATATTCTTCCCAAAacatcttcctcttcttcctccgtTTCCTTGCTCGGAATTCCCCCTCAAG ATCAGAATTACTTCGATAGAGAGATCATAAAGTGCAAGAATGGATCAAAGAATTTCACTAGAGCTCAACTCAATGATGATTTCTGCGATTGTCCTGATGGGACTGACGAACCAG GAACATCAGCATGTCCAGAAGGGAAGTTCTATTGTCGGAATACCGGGCATCTTCCTGTTTCGGTACCTTCCTCAAGAGTTAATGATGGGATATGTG ATTGCTGTGATGGGAGTGATGAATATGATGGTGAAGTGAAGTGTCCAAATACATGTTGGGAGGCTGGCAAAGTGGCGAGGCAGAAGTTGCAGATAAAGATTGACATGTACAAAGGAGGTGTCACCTTACGGAAAATGGAAATTGAAAAAGGAAAACGAGAACGAGCTAAAGATGAAGATGAGTTATCAAAGCTGAAAAATGAGGAGAAAATTCTTAAAGGGCTTGTTGAACAGCTCAAGG TATACAAGGAGCAAATTGAGAAGGCAGAAGAAACAGTGCGCCTagatgaaaaagaagaagagaagattaAAGAACTTGCTGAGGGTGAAGATGAGGCTGGAGGAAAATCTGATGCTGACCAAAAGGAAAACTCAAGCTCAGATGGAAATGGAAATGAGAATATGGAGCCATTGAAAGATGACGAGAATACAGAGTTGTCAGAAGATAAACATGAGAATATGAAAGATGAATCTGAAAGTAATGAGGAATTGTCAAAAGAAGAGCTTGGTCGCCGTGTTGCTTCACGCTGGACAGGAAAAATTTCTGAACACCAGGCAGAGGAAAGCAGTACTGTGAAAGACAGCCATGGAGGCAGCAGAGGGACTTCAGAGAGCTCTAATAATGAAATTTATGATAATAGTAGTG AGATAACCAATTTCAGTGGCTCGTGGTTGGAAAAAGTAAAGGATGCTGTTCGAAACATATTTCAATTGATTAATTATGCTTCACCTCCTGGTGATAAACTAG AAGCAAATCGTGTGCGGAAGGAGTACAATGATGCCTCTGCAAGATTGTATGATTTAACGGGAAGGATATCAAGTTTGACAGACAAGTTAAATCATGATTTTG GTACACAGGAGGAGTTCTATTCGTTGTATGATCAATGCTTCGAGACCAAGCGGGAAAA GTATATTTATAATGTTTGCCCATTCAAAGAAGCATACCAGCAAGAGGACGGCCGTAGAACCCAACTAGG GTACTGGGAGAAATTTGAAAACTCCTACCAGATCATGCTTTTTTCTAATGGCCAGTCATGCTGGAATGGACCTACTAGAAGTATAAAG GTCAAGCTTAGGTGTGGGCTGAAAACAGAGCTGACTGCTCTGGATGAACCAAGCCGCTGCGAGTACATACCTCAAt ATACTTAG
- the LOC136205939 gene encoding uncharacterized protein produces MADSKSNLPNRLRCHHCAGPLLKQMETSDWTIAPLIRDSFSMIGSAVGGTTSAFYGFNHVMPIVRKSVKGPMWLHFLIGAPPVIVFSSACAGLVGGAVPALAQLASSSYHTAFSSSSSIPPPPPQDKKMRSSRTSSTL; encoded by the exons ATGGCGGATTCCAAATCCAACCTTCCAAATAGATTGCGATGCCATCACTGTGCTGGACCTCTTTTGAAGCAGATG GAAACTAGTGACTGGACTATTGCACCGTTAATTAGAGATAGTTTTTCAATG attggttctGCTGTTGGCGGTACAACGAGTGCATTCTATGGATTCAACCATG TGATGCCAATTGTTCGGAAGTCGGTAAAAGGACCAATGTGGCTGCATTTCCTCATTGGT GCACCACCAGTGATAGTATTCTCTTCAGCCTGTGCAGGATTAGTTG GTGGTGCTGTTCCGGCCCTAGCGCAACTTGCTTCATCTTCTTACCACACAGCGTTctcgtcttcttcttcaataCCGCCTCCTCCTCCACAGGATAAAAAGATGCGCAGCTCGAGAACTTCCTCAACTTTGTAA
- the LOC136205940 gene encoding early nodulin-93-like produces the protein MGIPSEMRNHWSQTINSNNQRINSSFVIPSPAEDRRILEARRCTQEGARAGAKAAVIAAGVSAVPTLLAVRMVPWAKANLNYTAQALIISSASIASYFITADKTILECARRNAQSKYEKNA, from the exons ATGGGGATTCCATCAGAAATGAGAAATCATTGGTCTCAGACAATCAACAGCAACAACCAGAGGATTAATTCTTCCTTTGTGATTCCTTCACCAGCTGAAGATCGGAGGATTTTGGAAGCTAGACGTTGTACTCAAG AAGGTGCTCGTGCTGGAGCTAAGGCAGCTGTTATAGCTGCAGGTGTCAGTGCCGTCCCTACC TTGCTAGCTGTTCGCATGGTACCCTGGGCAAAAGCAAATCTCAATTACACTGCTCAAGCACTCATCATCTCTTCTG CATCAATTGCTTCCTACTTCATCACTGCTGACAAAACAATCTTGGAATGTGCAAGAAGGAATGCTCAATCTAAATATGAAAAGAATGCTTGA
- the LOC136206340 gene encoding TATA-box-binding protein 2-like isoform X3 — MAEQGGLEGSQPVDLSKKPDIVPTLQNIVSTVNLDCKLDLKQIALQCRNAEYNPKRFDAVIMTLREPKTTALIFACGKMVVTGAKSEHQSKLAARKHARIIQKLGFPAKFKDFKIQNSTFDVEGSFGQRQTTRCGVTASAQRSRDAERLMTDAQRAHEAEHQHIRVVEEDDIAMDVDGLDHPVADRIPLRQVTKGRGDHFIAAESSSGSSKRSRDAANEDWVVTEQVLLMVL, encoded by the exons ATGGCAGAACAAGGTGGCTTGGAAGGTAGCCAGCCTGTGGATCTTTCCAAGAAACCTGACATTGTTCCCACTCTTCA AAACATTGTATCGACAGTGAACTTAGATTGTAAGCTGGATCTTAAGCAAATTGCGTTGCAATGTCGAAATGCAGAATACAATCCAAAG CGTTTTGATGCTGTCATTATGACACTTAGGGAACCAAAAACAACTGCCTTGATTTTTGCCTGTGGCAAGATG GTGGTCACTGGTGCAAAAAGTGAACACCAGTCAAAATTGGCAGCAAGGAAG CATGCCCGAATCATTCAGAAGCTTGGATTTCCGGCTAAGTTTAAG GATTTCAAGATCCAGAATAGT ACTTTTGACGTTGAAGGTAGTTTTGGACAGCGGCAAACTACCAGATGTGGTGTCACTGCCTCTGCTCAGAGGAGCCGAGACGCAGAGAGGTTGATGACGGACGCACAGAGGGCGCACGAGGCAGAGCATCAGCACATTAGAGTTGTTGAGGAGGATGATATCGCCATGGACGTGGATGGTTTAGATCATCCCGTAGCCGACAGGATCCCACTTCGGCAGGTGACGAAGGGGAGAGGCGACCATTTTATTGCTGCTGAGTCGTCATCCG GGAGCAGCAAACGCTCCAGGGATGCTGCAAACGAGGATTGGGTAGTGACAGAGCAGGTCCTGTTGATGGTACTGTGA